The Euphorbia lathyris chromosome 2, ddEupLath1.1, whole genome shotgun sequence genome includes a window with the following:
- the LOC136218317 gene encoding protein PALE CRESS, chloroplastic isoform X2 — protein sequence MDANLLSLTSAVVLPWPSLHGHVRIPLFMPKRPSATVLRSSISKEEPILQGMPKEYYDDEWQAQQQEKSKELQRLRQLEDEEEERKIEEYRDIGTRLNEYPEEDVRNARKLVSSFIRSAEEVEEKIEEAVANGEVNELVLMVIWNRLDLARRDMEILKQEATPSMRLLNDLLNMHDGFDDDGWLKECKKCMINTFPREDPFSILVPAGFDIDKHQGPFQPPLDADDVLLRVDFVREVDALLREVRHEESEAQNVEGFDAETVATKLKQQERQRTIRKVEALLDLAINLNW from the exons ATGGACGCCAATTTGTTGTCGCTAACGTCAGCAGTTGTCTTACCATGGCCTTCCTTGCATGGTCATGTTCGCATCCCTCTCTTTATGCCCAAAAGGCCCTCCGCCACAG TTTTGAGAAGTAGCATAAGCAAAGAAGAACCAATTCTACAAGGAATGCCTAAAGAGTATTACGATGAT GAATGGCAAGCTCAACAGCAAGAGAAGTCCAAGGAGTTGCAACGGCTTCGTCAactggaagatgaagaagaagaaaggaagattGAAGAATATCGTGACATTGGCACACGGTTGAATGAATATCCTGAAGAAGATGTTAGAAATGCAAGAAAACTGGTCTCAAGTTTTATTAGATCTGCTGaagaagtggaagag AAAATTGAAGAAGCTGTTGCAAATGGAGAAGTGAATGAACTTGTACTAATGGTCATATGGAATCGCCTTGATCTTGCTCGGCGTGAT ATGGAGATTCTGAAGCAAGAGGCAACTCCTTCCATGAGATTGCTGAATGATCTTTTGAATATGCATGATGGGTTTGACGATGATGGATGGCTTAAAGAATGCAAAAAATGCATGATCAACACCTTCCCACGAGAGGATCCGTTTAGCATTCTTGTTCCAGCAGGTTTTGACATTGATAAG CATCAAGGGCCATTTCAACCACCATTGGACGCAGATGATGTTCTTTTGAGGGTAGATTTTGTCAGGGAGGTTGATGCTTTGCTCCGGGAAGTTAGGCACGAGGAAAGTGAAGCACAGAATGTAGAAGGGTTTGATGCTGAAACCGTTGCAACCAAGTTGAAGCAACAAGAGAGGCAAAGGACAATAAGGAAAGTAGAAGCTCTGTTAGATCTGGCTATTAATTTGAATTGGTAG
- the LOC136218317 gene encoding protein PALE CRESS, chloroplastic isoform X1, whose product MDANLLSLTSAVVLPWPSLHGHVRIPLFMPKRPSATVLRSSISKEEPILQGMPKEYYDDEWQAQQQEKSKELQRLRQLEDEEEERKIEEYRDIGTRLNEYPEEDVRNARKLVSSFIRSAEEVEEKIEEAVANGEVNELVLMVIWNRLDLARRDNEKDAIRSLDLLYRRVEMEILKQEATPSMRLLNDLLNMHDGFDDDGWLKECKKCMINTFPREDPFSILVPAGFDIDKHQGPFQPPLDADDVLLRVDFVREVDALLREVRHEESEAQNVEGFDAETVATKLKQQERQRTIRKVEALLDLAINLNW is encoded by the exons ATGGACGCCAATTTGTTGTCGCTAACGTCAGCAGTTGTCTTACCATGGCCTTCCTTGCATGGTCATGTTCGCATCCCTCTCTTTATGCCCAAAAGGCCCTCCGCCACAG TTTTGAGAAGTAGCATAAGCAAAGAAGAACCAATTCTACAAGGAATGCCTAAAGAGTATTACGATGAT GAATGGCAAGCTCAACAGCAAGAGAAGTCCAAGGAGTTGCAACGGCTTCGTCAactggaagatgaagaagaagaaaggaagattGAAGAATATCGTGACATTGGCACACGGTTGAATGAATATCCTGAAGAAGATGTTAGAAATGCAAGAAAACTGGTCTCAAGTTTTATTAGATCTGCTGaagaagtggaagag AAAATTGAAGAAGCTGTTGCAAATGGAGAAGTGAATGAACTTGTACTAATGGTCATATGGAATCGCCTTGATCTTGCTCGGCGTGAT AATGAAAAGGATGCTATTAGAAGCCTTGATCTTTTATACAGAAGGGTTGAG ATGGAGATTCTGAAGCAAGAGGCAACTCCTTCCATGAGATTGCTGAATGATCTTTTGAATATGCATGATGGGTTTGACGATGATGGATGGCTTAAAGAATGCAAAAAATGCATGATCAACACCTTCCCACGAGAGGATCCGTTTAGCATTCTTGTTCCAGCAGGTTTTGACATTGATAAG CATCAAGGGCCATTTCAACCACCATTGGACGCAGATGATGTTCTTTTGAGGGTAGATTTTGTCAGGGAGGTTGATGCTTTGCTCCGGGAAGTTAGGCACGAGGAAAGTGAAGCACAGAATGTAGAAGGGTTTGATGCTGAAACCGTTGCAACCAAGTTGAAGCAACAAGAGAGGCAAAGGACAATAAGGAAAGTAGAAGCTCTGTTAGATCTGGCTATTAATTTGAATTGGTAG
- the LOC136218318 gene encoding mediator of RNA polymerase II transcription subunit 33B, whose product MAQPSVWDSVLELTKSAQDKNTDPVLWAVQLSSILNSAGLSLPSTELAHLLVSHICFENHVPITWKFLEKALAVNIAPPMLVLALLSTRVIPNRRLQPAAYRLYMELVKRHAFSFASQIHGPNYSMIMKSVDDVLHLSHLFGHQMCEPGLLLVEFVFSVVWQLLDATLDDERLLDLTLEKKSRWLTSSQGMEIDGHESFDEKRNDNHEGLQKVNTIMAVELIGEFLQNKVTARILFLARQNLPSQWRAFIQRVQLLAAHSASLRNSKLITPEILLQLTSDTRKLLSKDCKKVSLQDFQAVMSSGSLISSAGQCHGASWSVLWLPIDLLLEDAMDGSQVPAISAVENLTGLVKALQAVNCTTWHDTFLGLWIASLRLVQREREPSEGPVPRIDTCLCMLLSITTLVVANIIEEEEGELIDETEKNPTSPMKEKQSPGKCHQGLITALHFLGEYDGLLTPPQSVSSVANQAAAKAMLFISGVNSGNGCYESISMNDMPINCTGNMRHLIVEACIARKLLDTSAYFWPGYVNAHSNQIPRGVLGQVPGWSSLMKGSPLTPSMISTLVATPASSLPEIEKVYEVAVSGSKDEKISAATILCGASLVRGWNIQEHTMLFIINLLSPPIPPDYSGSESHLIDYAQLLHVLLVGISSVDCVQIVSIHGLAPLLAGALMPVCEVFGSCVPNVSWTLPSGEEISSHSVFSIAFTLLVRLWRFHHPPLENVMRDKTPVGSQLGPEYLLLLRNSQLSSFGTLPGDRIKSRRFSKYLTLSLEPIFIDSFPKLELWYRQHLECIASTFSGLVHGTPVHQLVDAVLNMMFKRINRNVQPLASTTSGSSNSSGPGAEEAYARLQVPAWDILEAIPFALDAALTACAHGKLSPRELATGLKDLADFLPASLVTIVSFLSAEVTRGIWKPAFMNGTDWPSPAANLSTVEQQIKKILSATGVDVPSLPVGGNSPATIPLPLAALVSLTITYRLDKASERFLVVVGPALNALASGCPWPCMPIIAALWAQKVKRWSDFLVFSASATVFHHNGDAVVQLLRSCFTSILSFSTSHISSNGGVGALLGHGFGSHFSGGISPVAPGILYLQVHRSVRDVMFLTENILSILMHSVKEIANNGLPRETIEKLKKSKYGMRYGKVSLTAAMTRVKLAASLGASLVWISGGLSLVQSLLKETLPSWFISAHGSEQEGGQSGGLVAMLGGFALAYFAVLCGTFAWGVDSQSPARKRRQKVLECHLEFMASALDGKVSLGCDWATARSYIFGFLSLVVTCTPAWVVEVNVDLLKRLSKGLRQWNEEELAVVLLGLGGLDAMGAAAELIVETSL is encoded by the exons GATTATGAAATCGGTAGATGATGTTCTTCATCTTTCCCATTTATTTGGTCATCAAATGTGTGAACCTGGGCTTCTTCTGGTTGAATTTGTGTTTTCAGTTGTGTGGCAATTGCTTGATGCCACATTGGATGACGAAAGGTTACTAGATCTTACTTTAGAAAAGAAGTCTAGATGGTTAACTAGCAGTCAAGGTATGGAAATAGATGGTCATGAAAGTTTTGATGAGAAGAGAAATGACAATCATGAGGGGCTCCAAAAAGTTAATACAATTATGGCTGTAGAACTAATTGGAGAGTTTCTGCAAAATAAAGTAACTGCCCGGATTCTCTTCTTGGCACGCCAAAACTT ACCTTCACAATGGCGAGCCTTCATTCAACGAGTGCAATTGCTTGCAGCACATTCAGCTTCCTTGAGGAATTCGAAACTCATAACCCCGGAGATACTTCTGCAGTTAACATCCGATACACGGAAACTTTTGTCCAAGGACTGCAAAAAAGTATCACTGCAAGACTTTCAAGCTGTCATGTCTTCTGGATCTTTAATATCTTCTGCTGGTCAGTGTCATGGGGCTAGTTGGTCTGTGCTATGGCTTCCAATTGATCTGCTTCTGGAAGATGCCATGGACGGATCACAAGTTCCAGCAATCAGTGCAGTCGAAAATCTTACTG GTTTGGTAAAAGCTCTGCAAGCTGTAAATTGTACCACGTGGCATGATACTTTTCTAGGTCTATGGATTGCATCTCTAAGGCTTGTTCAAAGG GAAAGGGAGCCCAGTGAGGGTCCTGTACCTCGTATTGATACTTGCTTGTGCATGTTGTTGTCCATAACAACACTTGTTGTGGCTAATATTATtgaggaagaggaaggagaactgATTGATGAAACTGAAAAGAACCCCACTAGCCCAATGAAAGAGAAACAGAGTCCTGGAAAATGCCACCAGGGTCTGATTACTGCATTGCATTTTCTGGGCGAATATGATGGCTTGTTGACTCCACCACAGTCTGTTAGTTCTGTAGCCAATCAAGCTGCTGCTAAAGCTATGTTGTTTATCTCAGGCGTCAACAGTGGCAATGGCTGTTACGAAAGCATTAGCATGAATGACATGCCTATTAACTGTA CTGGTAATATGAGGCACCTGATTGTTGAGGCTTGTATTGCAAGAAAACTATTAGATACATCAGCCTATTTTTGGCCTGGGTATGTGAATGCGCACTCCAATCAAATACCTCGTGGTGTTCTTGGTCAAGTGCCTGGCTGGTCATCATTGATGAAAGGGTCACCTCTGACCCCCTCGATGATAAGCACATTGGTGGCAACTCCGGCTTCCAG CTTACCGGAGATAGAGAAAGTATATGAGGTTGCAGTCAGTGGATCTAAAGATGAGAAGATATCTGCTGCTACCATTCTTTGTGGAGCATCTCTTGTCCGTGGTTGGAACATACAG GAACATACCATgctttttattataaatttgttGTCACCTCCAATTCCTCCTGATTATTCTGGGAGTGAGAGCCACTTGATTGATTATGCTCAGCTTTTGCATGTTCTTCTTGTTGGTATATCATCTGTGGATTGCGTACAGATTGTATCCATACATGGTTTG GCTCCACTACTTGCAGGTGCATTGATGCCTGTCTGTGAGGTCTTTGGTTCATGTGTTCCCAATGTCTCCTGGACCCTTCCATCCGGGGAAGAAATTTCTTCTCATTCAGTGTTCTCCATTGCATTCACACTTCTGGTGAGGCTGTGGAGGTTTCATCATCCACCTCTTGAAAATGTCATGAGAGATAAAACACCAGTGGGCTCCCAACTAGGCCCTGAGTACCTCTTATTATTACGGAACTCCCAATTATCATCTTTTGGAACTTTGCCTGGGGATCGTATCAAAAGTAGGAGAttctcaaaatatttaactttatcTTTAGAACCCATATTCATTGATTCTTTTCCAAAACTGGAACTCTGGTACCGTCAACATCTTGAATGTATTGCTTCCACGTTTTCTGGTCTTGTACATGGTACACCTGTTCACCAGCTTGTTGATGCAGTTCTCAATATGATGTTCAAAAGGATAAATCGAAACGTTCAGCCTTTGGCTTCTACAACTTCTGGAAGTAGTAATTCATCTGGACCTGGAGCTGAGGAAGCTTATGCTAGACTTCAAGTCCCTGCATGGGATATTCTAGAAGCCATTCCTTTTGCTCTTGATGCTGCTTTGACAGCTTGTGCCCATGGGAAATTATCTCCACGTGAACTGGCTACAG GACTTAAAGATCTTGCTGATTTTCTACCTGCATCTTTGGTTACCATTGTCAGCTTCCTTTCAGCTGAAGTTACAAGAGGTATATGGAAACCAGCTTTTATGAATGGGACTGATTGGCCTAGCCCTGCTGCAAATTTATCCACTGTTGAGCAACAGATAAAGAAAATCCTTTCTGCTACTGGTGTTGATGTTCCAAGTCTTCCTGTAG GGGGGAACTCTCCAGCTACAATTCCATTGCCGTTAGCAGCTCTTGTAAGCCTCACAATCACTTACAGACTTGATAAAGCATCTGAGAGATTCCTTGTTGTGGTTGGCCCAGCTTTGAATGCTCTTGCTTCTGGTTGTCCCTGGCCATGCATGCCTATCATAGCTGCATTGTGGGCACAGAAGGTAAAGCGGTGGAGTGACTTTCTTGTGTTCTCTGCTTCTGCTACTGTCTTCCACCATAATGGTGATGCTGTAGTTCAGTTACTGAGGAGTTGCTTCACATCTATCCTCAGTTTCAGTACCTCTCATATTTCTTCTAATGGAGGGGTTGGTGCGCTTCTAGGGCATGGTTTTGGCTCTCACTTCTCCGGGGGTATTTCTCCTGTTGCCCCTGGAATTCTTTATTTGCAAGTGCATCGATCTGTCAGGGATGTCATGTTCCTGACAGAAAATATTCTCTCTATTCTAATGCATTCTGTTAAAGAAATTGCAAACAATGGACTACCTAGAGAGACAATAGAGAAATTGAAGAAAAGCAAGTATGGTATGAGATATGGGAAAGTCTCTCTTACTGCTGCAATGACACGTGTCAAGCTTGCAGCTTCACTTGGAGCTTCTTTGGTTTGGATATCTGGTGGATTGAGCTTGGTTCAGTCTCTGCTTAAAGAAACCTTACCCTCTTGGTTCATATCAGCCCATGGGTCAGAGCAGGAAGGAGGACAATCTGGAGGTCTAGTTGCCATGCTTGGTGGTTTTGCACTAGCGTATTTTGCGGTGCTTTGCGGGACATTTGCATGGGGTGTTGACTCTCAATCACCAGCACGAAAACGACGGCAGAAAGTCCTTGAGTGCCACTTAGAATTTATGGCGAGTGCATTAGATGGGAAAGTATCTCTTGGTTGTGATTGGGCGACTGCGCGATCATATATTTTCGGGTTTCTGAGCTTGGTTGTGACTTGCACACCAGCATGGGTGGTTGAGGTGAATGTTGATTTACTGAAGAGACTAAGCAAGGGATTGAGGCAATGGAACGAGGAAGAATTGGCTGTAGTCTTGCTGGGACTTGGTGGTCTTGACGCAATGGGGGCAGCTGCTGAACTTATTGTTGAGACTTCGTTGTGA